In Paenibacillus sp. G2S3, a single window of DNA contains:
- a CDS encoding MBL fold metallo-hydrolase: MRLDGILSEGYTDTWNVAPGVIGLRTMFVNCAFIGQPNSDWIIVDTGLSSYTNSIIDFAKEKYEKPPVAIILTHGHFDHIGGVKKLIEEWNVPVYAHPLELPYLTGKADYPPADPAVGGGLMSMVSSLFSHHGIDLGSAIHPLPEDRTVPGAIGWKWIHTPGHSPGHISLFRPEDKVLIAGDTFLTVKQESVFAVATQHQVVHGPPSYFTTDWEDAEKSVRTLALLDPHIVLSGHGVPMEGEKLSTQLAHLCKNFKEMALPGQGKFV, encoded by the coding sequence ATGAGACTTGACGGAATACTATCTGAAGGCTACACCGATACTTGGAACGTGGCCCCCGGTGTCATCGGACTACGAACCATGTTCGTAAATTGTGCATTCATCGGCCAGCCCAATTCGGACTGGATCATTGTAGATACGGGACTCAGCTCTTACACTAACAGTATTATTGATTTTGCTAAGGAAAAGTACGAGAAGCCTCCGGTGGCAATTATCCTGACTCATGGGCATTTTGACCATATCGGGGGCGTAAAAAAGCTTATTGAGGAATGGAATGTGCCTGTGTACGCTCATCCACTAGAGCTTCCTTATCTAACAGGTAAAGCGGATTATCCTCCAGCGGATCCGGCCGTAGGCGGCGGGCTGATGAGTATGGTGTCCTCCTTATTTTCACATCATGGCATCGACCTTGGATCAGCCATACATCCATTGCCGGAAGACAGAACCGTCCCTGGCGCGATAGGCTGGAAATGGATCCATACACCTGGACATAGTCCAGGACATATTTCCCTATTCAGACCAGAGGATAAGGTTCTGATTGCTGGTGATACCTTTCTTACAGTCAAACAAGAGTCTGTATTCGCAGTGGCTACACAGCATCAGGTTGTACACGGCCCTCCCTCCTATTTCACGACGGACTGGGAAGACGCGGAAAAGTCAGTCCGTACCCTTGCACTGCTAGATCCTCACATCGTTCTTTCTGGACATGGGGTGCCCATGGAAGGTGAGAAGTTATCTACTCAGCTCGCTCATTTATGCAAAAATTTCAAAGAAATGGCGTTACCGGGTCAAGGGAAGTTCGTTTAA
- a CDS encoding helix-turn-helix transcriptional regulator, translating to MPSNQQETHNIQAWSLINRKYLGQGVRVKRFRRPKRSQIRNRVLLAVLMAKDIKLSRLAEDLGISSRSVSAWVYEGRIPSNNNIDKTCRLLGYPPHILFNEALIRQSPIVCQPTPSRFMKRSITSSPRSNVILTGLCMVYDFSVTDVSIWIGIHPGTFRKWLHSSHLPTPALQEKAETFFRIPRHILFADCGTL from the coding sequence ATGCCTAGTAACCAACAAGAAACTCATAATATCCAGGCGTGGTCTCTGATCAACCGCAAATATCTTGGACAAGGCGTTCGTGTAAAAAGATTCCGCCGTCCAAAGCGTAGCCAGATTAGAAACCGTGTGTTACTTGCAGTATTGATGGCTAAGGATATCAAACTTTCACGACTCGCAGAAGATCTTGGTATATCCTCACGCAGTGTAAGCGCCTGGGTATACGAAGGTCGTATCCCTTCCAACAATAACATTGACAAGACCTGCCGCCTACTCGGGTACCCGCCCCACATTTTGTTCAATGAAGCACTGATTCGTCAAAGTCCAATTGTATGTCAACCAACACCTTCACGATTTATGAAAAGAAGTATTACCAGTTCACCTCGTAGCAATGTGATTCTGACCGGCCTCTGTATGGTTTATGATTTTTCCGTAACCGATGTAAGTATTTGGATAGGGATTCATCCCGGAACGTTTAGAAAATGGTTGCATAGCAGCCATCTACCTACCCCTGCTTTGCAGGAAAAAGCCGAGACCTTCTTCCGGATTCCACGCCATATTCTATTTGCAGACTGCGGAACGCTCTAA
- a CDS encoding Dabb family protein gives MIKHIVFFKLKDRSEESVAATVAVLRNMEGKIPQLLSIEVGADIIHSDRSFDIALVTVVASLDDLQAYQVHPAHKEVIAHINEVKELSIAVDYVI, from the coding sequence ATGATCAAGCATATTGTGTTTTTTAAATTGAAGGATCGGTCCGAAGAAAGCGTTGCGGCAACGGTAGCCGTACTGCGAAATATGGAAGGGAAAATCCCGCAGCTCCTTTCGATTGAAGTGGGTGCTGATATCATTCATTCTGATCGGTCCTTTGATATTGCTTTAGTTACGGTCGTAGCTTCTCTAGATGATTTACAGGCTTATCAGGTTCATCCGGCGCACAAGGAAGTTATAGCTCATATTAATGAAGTTAAAGAACTTTCAATTGCAGTGGATTACGTAATTTAA
- a CDS encoding HepT-like ribonuclease domain-containing protein — protein sequence MYYVNRKQIETILAQIPDITTGLRTVAASWDGNTLTGLIQERCLHLAIEVVTDVGSCLIDGFIMRDAGSYEDIISIIHEEKVLGKSEIYERLIELVALRKPLVQDYFAWERDTLHPLTPILSEVLEQFAFEVGNYLDQELGSGVTL from the coding sequence GTGTATTATGTCAACCGCAAACAAATCGAAACCATTCTTGCTCAAATCCCAGATATAACCACGGGTCTTCGGACTGTAGCAGCTTCATGGGATGGCAATACTTTAACCGGACTAATACAGGAACGCTGCCTTCATCTGGCGATAGAGGTGGTAACGGACGTTGGCAGTTGTCTGATTGATGGTTTTATTATGCGTGATGCTGGAAGTTATGAGGATATTATTTCTATCATCCATGAAGAAAAAGTGCTAGGTAAAAGTGAGATCTACGAGAGATTGATAGAGCTTGTCGCACTTCGTAAACCGCTCGTGCAGGATTATTTTGCTTGGGAAAGAGATACACTACACCCACTCACACCAATCCTTTCAGAGGTGCTAGAGCAGTTTGCTTTTGAAGTAGGGAATTATTTGGATCAGGAACTTGGGTCCGGTGTAACGCTATAA
- a CDS encoding metalloregulator ArsR/SmtB family transcription factor, whose translation MMKMGQENGSTRHLIMTLLKTKGPLTIGALAEELGITEMGVRRHVLQLEQEGLAKTKVVRQAMGRPLHMYSLTERSEDYFPKSYHNLALELLRELDYGSGLEAVNTLFEGRRRRMLTQYAPMMERRNLEERVAELSSIQNAGGYMAEWNREEDGSYVIREYNCPIRQVATQYRKACQCEHSLFEELLDAKVTRSECMAEGGQCCRYAIAPKNVTDKTSEKS comes from the coding sequence ATGATGAAGATGGGGCAGGAAAATGGATCGACAAGGCACTTGATTATGACGCTCCTGAAGACGAAAGGACCACTGACCATCGGCGCGCTGGCAGAAGAATTGGGAATAACAGAGATGGGTGTCCGTCGTCATGTGCTACAGCTGGAGCAGGAGGGGCTTGCTAAGACTAAAGTGGTTCGGCAAGCAATGGGGCGGCCTTTACATATGTATTCTTTAACGGAGAGGTCCGAAGATTATTTTCCAAAAAGCTATCACAATCTGGCGTTGGAGCTTCTGCGTGAATTGGATTATGGCAGTGGGTTGGAAGCTGTTAATACATTATTTGAGGGACGCCGTCGCCGGATGCTCACCCAGTATGCACCGATGATGGAACGCCGGAATTTGGAAGAACGAGTAGCAGAATTATCGTCGATCCAAAATGCTGGTGGATATATGGCGGAGTGGAACCGTGAAGAGGATGGCTCGTATGTCATAAGAGAATACAATTGCCCGATTCGCCAGGTAGCTACTCAGTATCGTAAAGCTTGTCAATGCGAGCATAGCCTGTTTGAAGAATTGCTGGATGCTAAGGTTACGCGCAGTGAATGTATGGCAGAAGGCGGACAATGCTGCCGATACGCTATTGCACCCAAAAATGTAACAGACAAAACTTCAGAAAAGTCGTAA
- a CDS encoding YtxH domain-containing protein, giving the protein MMKKDTKGLLWGALVGSVVGSVTALLFAPKPGKELRKDIAEGTAAGIEKVQGIAVQAGDKSIELYDKAKDSIGHVVHEVREWSKSCSNAVDEEDTATVAVSGIAAEETIQEAAATLEEVTELEESFVDDEASSEEASLEDAQPEDKDNNEIA; this is encoded by the coding sequence ATGATGAAAAAGGACACTAAGGGTTTGTTATGGGGAGCTTTAGTCGGAAGTGTGGTTGGATCGGTGACAGCACTTCTGTTTGCGCCTAAACCAGGTAAAGAGCTGCGCAAGGATATTGCGGAAGGAACAGCTGCTGGCATTGAAAAGGTACAGGGAATTGCCGTGCAAGCAGGTGACAAGAGCATCGAGCTGTATGACAAAGCTAAGGATTCTATAGGTCATGTAGTACATGAGGTCCGCGAATGGAGCAAATCATGTTCGAATGCTGTTGATGAAGAAGATACAGCTACGGTAGCTGTAAGTGGAATTGCTGCTGAAGAGACTATTCAAGAGGCTGCGGCCACTTTGGAAGAGGTAACGGAGCTAGAAGAATCGTTTGTTGATGATGAAGCAAGTAGTGAAGAAGCTAGTCTTGAAGATGCTCAGCCAGAAGACAAGGACAATAACGAAATCGCATAA